One part of the Solanum dulcamara chromosome 8, daSolDulc1.2, whole genome shotgun sequence genome encodes these proteins:
- the LOC129901008 gene encoding probable carbohydrate esterase At4g34215: MDSTLESGAYSPKNVFILSGQSNMAGRGGVEKHHWDGIVPNECSPDASRIFRLSAHLHYEVAHEPLHCDIDAKKTCGVGPGMSFANAIKDVVEAVGLVPCAVGGTAIKEWAHGQHLYENMVKRARAAMHHGGEIKALLWYQGESDTLSQHCAETYKANMEKLIHNVRADLHLPSLPIIQVAIASGDEKYIERIREAQKAIDLPNVVCVDAMGLQLKEDNLHLTTEAQVKLGQMLADAYLTHFAPQEPCVASS; encoded by the exons ATGGACTCAACCCTGGAAAGTGGAGCTTATTCCCCCAAAAATGTATTCATTCTATCTGGCCAAAGTAACATGGCTGGTCGTGGTGGAGTTGAAAAGCATCACTGGGATGGTATTGTACCAAACGAGTGCTCTCCCGATGCTTCTAGAATATTCCGTCTTAGTGCACACCTCCACTATGAGGTGGCACATGAGCCACTCCACTGTGACATTGACGCCAAGAAGACCTGTGGTGTTGGACCTGGAATGTCATTTGCAAATGCAATCAAGGACGTAGTGGAAGCTGTTGGGTTAGTGCCATGTGCTGTAGGAGGAACTGCGATAAAGGAGTGGGCACACGGGCAACACTTGTATGAGAATATGGTCAAGAGAGCTAGAGCTGCCATGCATCATGGTGGAGAAATCAAGGCATTGCTTTGGTATCAAGGAGAGAGTGATACATTATCTCAGCATTGCGCAGAGACCTATAAGGCTAATATGGAGAAGTTAATACATAATGTTCGTGCTGATTTGCATCTGCCTTCTCTGCCAATTATTCAG GTTGCAATTGCATCAGGAGATGAGAAGTATATTGAAAGGATTCGAGAAGCGCAAAAGGCGATTGACCTCCCAAATGTAGTATGTGTTGATGCAATGGGGTTGCAGCTGAAGGAAGATAATCTCCATTTAACCACAGAGGCTCAGGTTAAACTAGGCCAAATGTTGGCTGATGCATACCTTACCCATTTTGCACCACAAGAACCTTGTGTTGCTTCATCTTGA
- the LOC129900559 gene encoding Golgi apparatus membrane protein-like protein ECHIDNA, with the protein MDLNPPAGEDYAHPQICFFHVLFKAAALAFYILSALFVDSFVIIFVTTVLLAALDFWVVKNVSGRILVGLRWWNEIDDNGESVWRFECLDQESMARMNKKDSWLFWWTLYLTAVAWFFLAIFSLIRFQADYLLVVGVCLTLSVANIVGFTRCRKDAKKQLQAFATQTLTSRFSSTLQSAFSVV; encoded by the exons CCTGCAGGGGAGGACTATGCACACCCACAGATATGTTTTTTCCATGTGCTCTTCAAG GCAGCAGCATTAGCGTTTTATATTCTGTCAGCTTTATTTGTTGATAGTTTTGTTATCATCTTTGTGACAACTGTTCTTTTAGCTGCTCTTGACTTTTGGGTGGTTAAGAACGTCAGTGGACGTATCCTCGTGGGTTTAAGGTGGTGGAATGAAATAGATGACAATGGCGAGAGTGTGTGGAGATTTGAGTGCCTTGATCAAGAG TCAATGGCTCGCATGAACAAAAAGGATTCCTGGCTGTTTTGGTGGACTTTGTACCTAACA GCTGTTGCTTGGTTCTTTCTGGCGATATTCTCCCTCATTAGGTTCCAAGCTGATTATCTTCTCGTTGTTGGAGTTTGCTTGACTCTCAGCGTCGCTAATATTGTTGGTTTTACTAGATGTCGCAAAG ATGCTAAGAAGCAGCTTCAAGCATTTGCAACCCAGACTCTCACTTCTCGGTTCTCCTCTACTCTACAGTCAGCATTTAGTGTTGTTTGA
- the LOC129901252 gene encoding uncharacterized protein LOC129901252 — translation MEYRNKLVLAPMVRVGTLPFRLLAAQYGADITYGEEIIDHKIIKCERRVNDVLGTTDILEKGTDNVVFRTCPEERNRVVFQMGTSDAVRALKAAEIVCKDVAAVDVNMGCPKSFSISGGMGAALLSKPELIHDILTTLRRNLDVPVTCKIRLLKSPQDTVELARRIEKTGVSALAVHGRKVPDRPRDPAKWNEIADVAAALSIPVIANGDVFEYEDFQRIRDATGASSVMVARGAIWNASIFSSEGKIPWEDVKREYVRKSILWDNDIRSTKHTLKEMIAHYSSLGLPEGLAVIKSDTSADLAKLYGEVEYYEYVSESRGEQMT, via the exons ATGGAGTACAGAAACAAGCTTGTCTTGGCTCCAATGGTTAGAGTG GGTACATTGCCGTTTAGGTTGCTTGCTGCCCAATATGGTGCAGACATAACCTATGGAGAGGAGATTATTGATCATAAGATCATCAAATGTGAGCGGCGAGTTAATG ATGTCTTAGGGACTACTGACATATTGGAGAAGGGAACTGATAATGTTGTTTTCAGAACGTGCCCCGAGGAACGAAATCGAGTTGTATTTCAGATGGGCACTTCTGATGCCGTGAGGGCTCTCAAAGCTGCTGAAATAGT GTGTAAAGATGTAGCAGCAGTGGACGTAAACATGGGATGCCCCAAGTCATTCTCTATTAGTGGAGGCATGGGTGCTGCACTCTTGAGCAAGCCTGAGCTCATCCATGAT ATTTTGACAACATTGAGGAGGAACTTGGATGTACCAGTAACTTGCAAGATTAGATTATTAAAATCTCCACAGGATACAGTGGAATTGGCACGACGAATTGAGAAGACTGGTGTCTCTGCGCTTGCTGTCCATGGAAG GAAAGTTCCAGACAGGCCAAGAGATCCTGCAAAGTGGAATGAGATTGCTGATGTTGCTGCCGCTCTCTCTATTCCAGTTATAGCAAATGGTGATGTTTTTGAATACGAGGATTTTCAACGTATTAGAGATGCAACAG GTGCTTCATCTGTGATGGTTGCAAGAGGAGCCATTTGGAATGCTTCTATATTCTCTTCCGAGGGAAAAATACCATGGGAAGATGTCAAAAGAGAGTATGTGAGAAAG AGTATATTGTGGGATAACGATATTAGAAGCACAAAGCATACCCTGAAGGAAATGATAGCGCACTATTCTTCCCTTGGGCTCCCAGAGGGGCTGGCGGTAATTAAATCAGATACCTCGGCAGATCTAGC GAAACTTTATGGTGAAGTGGAATACTACGAATATGTCTCAGAAAGCCGGGGGGAGCAGATGACATAA
- the LOC129899110 gene encoding chloroplast stem-loop binding protein of 41 kDa b, chloroplastic, with protein sequence MASLVAIQPKQPSFSVLPSSHSDFNGARLISSFQYKRKPCLSKGTLQVTASSEKKILIMGGTRFIGVFLSRLLVKEGHQVTLFTRGKAPISQQLPGESDQDYADFSSKLLHLKGDRMDFDFVKSSLSAEGYDVVYDINGREANEVEPILDALPNLEQYIYCSSAGVYLKTDYLPHFEADAGDPKSRHKGKLETESLLVSRDVNWTSLRPVYIYGPLNYNPVEEWFFHRLKAGRPIPIPNSGMQITQLGHVKDLAKAFVQVLGNEKASKQVFNISGEKYVTFDGLARACAKAGGFPEPELVHYNPKEFDFGKKKAFPFRDQHFFTSIEKAKALLGWKPEFDLVEGLTDSYNLDFGRGTFRKAADFSTDDIILEKKLVPQS encoded by the exons atggCTAGTTTGGTTGCTATTCAACCCAAACAGCCTTCTTTCTCTGTCCTCCCTTCTTCCCATTCTGACTTCAATGGTGCCAGATTGATCTCCTCATTTCAG TATAAGAGGAAACCATGCCTGTCAAAAGGAACATTGCAAGTTACAGCCTCAAGTGAAAAGAAAATCCTTATAATGGGAGGCACTCGATTCATTGGTGTCTTTCTATCCAGACTTCTTGTAAAAGAAGGCCACCAG GTTACTCTATTCACAAGAGGAAAAGCTCCAATCTCTCAACAATTACCCGGTGAATCAGACCAGGATTATGCTGATTTTTCCTCCAAG TTATTGCACTTGAAGGGTGACAGAATGGATTTCGATTTTGTGAAGAGTAGTCTTTCTGCAGAGGGCTATGATGTTGTGTATGACATAAATG GACGTGAAGCAAATGAAGTGGAACCAATATTGGATGCATTACCAAATCTAGAACA GTACATATACTGCTCTTCAGCTGGTGTATACCTCAAAACTGATTATTTACCACATTTTGAG GCTGATGCAGGTGACCCGAAGAGCAGGCACAAAGGAAAGCTTGAGACGGAGAGCTTGTTAGTATCACGAGATGTTAATTGGACTTCTCTAAGGCCTGTTTATATTTATGGGCCACTTAACTACAATCCTGTTGAAGAGTGGTTCTTCCACCGATTGAAAGCTGGTCGCCCAATTCCAATTCCTAACTCAGGGATGCAAATAACTCAACTTGGACATGTGAAG GATCTTGCAAAGGCTTTTGTTCAGGTTCTTGGAAATGAGAAAGCAAGCAAGCAAGTATTTAACATATCCGGAGAGAAATATGTCACATTTGATGGATTAGCTAGGGCTTGCGCCaag GCCGGTGGTTTCCCTGAACCCGAGCTTGTTCATTACAACCCTAAGGAGTTCGATTTTGGCAAGAAGAAAGCATTCCCATTCCGTGACCAG CATTTCTTTACATCTATCGAAAAGGCAAAGGCTCTGCTAGGATGGAAACCGGAATTTGACCTGGTGGAAGGTCTTACAGACTCTTACAACCTAGATTTCGGTCGGGGAACTTTCAGGAAAGCAGCCGATTTCTCTACAGATGATATCATTCTTGAAAAGAAACTAGTTCCCCAGAGCTAG
- the LOC129899348 gene encoding calmodulin-like protein 3: protein MQFPAIFFRILFVYNLFNTILLSLIPKKLISFLPPSWFHQKHLHSRSPAPPQQSPVSISDAVRSHQKRMDTDDLRRIFQIFDRNGDGRITKKELNDSLENMGIFIPDPELIQMIEKIDVNGDGCVDIDEFGSLYQTILDERDEEEDMREAFNVFDQNGDGFICVDELKSVLASLGLKQGRTVEDCKQMINKVDTDGDGMVNFAEFKQMMRGGGFAALS from the coding sequence ATGCAATTCCCAGCCATTTTCTTCAGAATTCTCTTTGTTTACAATCTCTTCAACACAATCCTCCTCTCTCTAATCCCCAAAAAACTCatctccttccttcctccatCTTGGTTCCACCAAAAACATCTCCATTCGCGGTCACCGGCTCCGCCACAACAATCGCCGGTCTCCATTTCCGACGCCGTTCGATCGCATCAGAAGAGAATGGACACAGACGACCTCCGACGTATTTTCCAAATCTTCGATCGGAACGGCGACGGACGAATAACGAAGAAGGAATTAAACGATTCGTTAGAGAATATGGGGATATTTATACCAGATCCGGAATTGATCCAGATGATTGAGAAGATCGATGTGAATGGAGACGGTTGCGTTGACATAGATGAGTTCGGTTCGCTTTACCAGACCATCTTGGATGAACGcgatgaagaagaagatatgCGTGAGGCATTCAATGTGTTCGACCAAAATGGCGATGGATTTATTTGTGTTGATGAATTGAAATCTGTTCTTGCTTCCCTAGGGCTAAAACAGGGACGGACGGTAGAGGATTGTAAGCAAATGATCAACAAAGTGGACACTGATGGAGATGGAATGGTCAATTTTGCTGAGTTTAAGCAGATGATGAGAGGGGGTGGTTTTGCTGCATTGAGttag